Part of the Sphingopyxis sp. 113P3 genome, AATCCTTGTCGATGCCGGCCATGACCTTCATCAGCGTCGACTTGCCCGTACCGTTTGGGCCGACGATGCCGATCTTGGCGTCGGGATAGAATTGCAGATTGATATTGTTCAGCGTCGGCTTCTGCGCGCCGGGATAGGTCTTGCTCAGACCCTTCATGACGAAACTATATTGGGCGGCCATGAAAATGCTCCGAAAGCTGGCGGACCGCGCAGGCTCGCGGCGGTCGGGAAAGAAGAGGGAATCGAGGGCCGGTTAGCGAATGGGCGCTCGCTTGGCAATCGACGCTTGCCCCGCGCAAGGCTTGCTGGCTAGGACAGCGCCCATGACACAGCACCCTACTCTTGCCCGCCTCGCGGTCTTCGCCGCTGCGAGTCTCGCCGCTACCAGCGCCTTTGCGCTTCAACAGACGAGCGCCGTCGATCTGGCCCAGCAGGGCGACGACCCCGCTTGGACCATTACCGAGGGGCTCACGACCGAAATCGGCCCGCGCCCCGCGGGCAGCGACCGCGAGGCTGCAGCGCGCAAGTGGGCGGTGGCCACGCTGCAGAATATGGGCTTCGCCAATGTGCGCGACGAGCCCTATCAAATGCCCGTCTGGCAGCGCGGGGAAGAAAAGGCGTGGCTGACCAGCCCCTTCCTGCCGCAGCCGCTTGCGATCACTGCGCTTGGCAACAGCGGTTCGACGGGCCCCAAGGGGATCGAGGGCGAGGTCGCCTATTTCGCGAGCTTCGACGCGCTCGCTGCCGCACCCGACAGCGCCGTGAAGGGCAAGATCGTTTTCATCGACCATCAGATGGAGCCGACACAGGACGGCAGTGGCTATGGACTTTACGGGCGCGGCCGTTTCATGGGACCGACTGTGGCGGCCCAGAAGGGGGCGATCGGCATTGTCATTCGCTCGATCGGCACCGACAACCATCGCAACCCTCACGCGGGAGTGACCAACTTCGCCGAGGGCGTCGCGCCGATCCCGGCGGGCGCGATTTCCAATCCCGATGCCGACCAGCTTGTCCGTCAACGCAGCCGAGCGACGGCCCCCCTCAAACTCAAGCTTATGCTCACCCCCAAGATGATCGGCGAGCAAACCTCGGGCAATGTCATCGCGGAAGTTCCGGGTCGCGACCCGGCAGCCAGCCCGGTGATCATCGCCTGCCATCTCGATAGCTGGGACCTTGCAACCGGCGCGATCGATGACGCGGCGGGCTGCGGCATCATCACCGCCGCGGCGAAGCATGTCATGACCGCGGGGCAGCCGCGCCGCACCATCCGCCTCCTATGGGCAGGAGCCGAAGAAGTTGGCGTATTTGGCGGCCAGGCCTATTTCGACGCGCACGGCAAGGAAAAGCACGCGGTCGCGCTCGAGTCCGACTTCGGCGCCGATCGTGTCTGGCGAGTCGACTTCAAATTGCCCGAAAGCGCCGCGGATCTTCAAAAGCGCATTGGCGGAGCCCTCGCTCCATTCGGGGTTGTGACCGGACGCGGCGAAGCGCACGGCGGCGCGGATGTGGGCGCTCTCATCCAAGCCGGGGTTCCGGCGGTCGATCTGCAGCAGGACGGCAGCCGCTATTTTGATCTCCACCACACGCCCGACGACACGCTCGACAAGATTGACCCCGCACAATTGC contains:
- a CDS encoding M28 family peptidase; translated protein: MTQHPTLARLAVFAAASLAATSAFALQQTSAVDLAQQGDDPAWTITEGLTTEIGPRPAGSDREAAARKWAVATLQNMGFANVRDEPYQMPVWQRGEEKAWLTSPFLPQPLAITALGNSGSTGPKGIEGEVAYFASFDALAAAPDSAVKGKIVFIDHQMEPTQDGSGYGLYGRGRFMGPTVAAQKGAIGIVIRSIGTDNHRNPHAGVTNFAEGVAPIPAGAISNPDADQLVRQRSRATAPLKLKLMLTPKMIGEQTSGNVIAEVPGRDPAASPVIIACHLDSWDLATGAIDDAAGCGIITAAAKHVMTAGQPRRTIRLLWAGAEEVGVFGGQAYFDAHGKEKHAVALESDFGADRVWRVDFKLPESAADLQKRIGGALAPFGVVTGRGEAHGGADVGALIQAGVPAVDLQQDGSRYFDLHHTPDDTLDKIDPAQLRQNVVVWAATLSLLANSSDSELP